A stretch of the Dechloromonas sp. TW-R-39-2 genome encodes the following:
- a CDS encoding STAS domain-containing protein has translation MIFPTREQSGVLILAISGRIDHVGSETFATSLDPFLEQCMPGKPGVLLDFSAVDYVSSAGLRALMLASRRAKIQGGVFAIACLQPLVQEVFSISRFNLIMPCYPNIELACKVMGS, from the coding sequence ATGATTTTTCCAACCCGCGAGCAATCCGGTGTATTGATCCTCGCCATCAGCGGCCGTATTGACCACGTTGGCAGCGAAACGTTCGCGACATCGCTCGATCCCTTCCTCGAACAATGCATGCCGGGCAAACCCGGCGTATTGCTTGATTTCTCGGCGGTCGACTATGTCAGCAGCGCCGGCTTGCGCGCCCTGATGCTGGCGTCGCGCCGCGCCAAGATACAAGGGGGCGTTTTCGCCATTGCCTGCCTGCAACCCCTGGTTCAGGAGGTTTTCTCGATCAGCCGCTTCAACCTGATCATGCCTTGCTATCCCAACATCGAACTGGCCTGCAAAGTCATGGGTTCATGA
- a CDS encoding MBL fold metallo-hydrolase, with the protein MKKVTFWGTRGSLPVSLSSRDIREKIIAALTAANGKNFKTPAALASFVDTLPFATNSTFGGNSSCVEIIGNSTEHVICDMGSGARPLGNARIAQFGVSQPQTYHIFMSHLHWDHLMGFPFFAPMYIPGNRIIVHGCHHQLEEAIRLQMRTPCFPVDYSQAGASIEFDIMTPGQTYEIAGMKVTAKQQLHAGKSFGYRFESDNRSVVYSTDSEHKLEDIAEYEAFVHFFAKADLVIFDAMYSLAEAVSVKSDWGHSSNVIGVELCQAAAARRLALFHHEPVNDDKQLSRLLAETRRLEEITRGGNAALEVISAYDGLTIDL; encoded by the coding sequence ATGAAAAAAGTTACTTTCTGGGGGACGCGCGGCTCTTTGCCCGTATCGCTGTCAAGCCGCGACATTCGTGAAAAAATCATCGCTGCACTCACCGCCGCCAACGGCAAGAATTTCAAGACGCCGGCAGCATTGGCCAGTTTCGTAGACACACTGCCTTTCGCCACGAACAGTACATTTGGCGGCAATTCCTCGTGCGTCGAAATTATCGGCAACAGCACGGAACATGTCATTTGCGACATGGGCAGCGGCGCCCGTCCGCTAGGCAATGCCAGGATCGCCCAGTTCGGCGTCAGCCAACCGCAGACCTATCACATCTTCATGTCCCATCTCCACTGGGATCACCTGATGGGCTTTCCGTTTTTTGCACCGATGTATATTCCGGGCAACCGGATCATCGTTCATGGCTGCCATCATCAGCTCGAAGAAGCCATACGCCTGCAGATGCGCACGCCCTGCTTCCCGGTCGACTACTCGCAAGCCGGCGCCAGCATCGAATTCGACATCATGACACCCGGCCAGACTTATGAAATTGCCGGGATGAAGGTCACCGCCAAACAGCAACTCCATGCCGGAAAGTCATTCGGCTACCGTTTCGAAAGCGACAACCGCAGCGTGGTTTATTCGACCGATTCGGAGCACAAGCTCGAAGATATCGCTGAATACGAAGCCTTCGTCCACTTCTTTGCCAAGGCCGACCTGGTGATTTTTGATGCCATGTATTCACTGGCAGAAGCCGTCTCGGTCAAATCGGACTGGGGACATTCAAGCAACGTGATCGGTGTCGAACTGTGCCAGGCGGCGGCAGCACGTCGGCTCGCCCTCTTTCACCACGAACCGGTCAATGACGACAAGCAGCTCAGTCGCTTGCTGGCGGAAACACGTCGCCTGGAAGAAATAACCCGGGGCGGCAACGCGGCACTCGAAGTCATCTCGGCCTACGACGGCCTGACCATCGACTTGTGA